The genomic stretch AGGCAATTTTAAGAGATCAAAAACCTTTAAGTACAGTGCAATTTACTTCATGTTGCAACTTCTCTGGAGTGATTGATAGGTGCTGCAATGCTGGAGGTAATCAGTGACAGGAGGGGTTATTTGGGTATTAAGGAGAGAAGGGAGAAAACATACAGGAAGAGGGAGCAAGAGCAGAGAGGAATTTATCCACAAGGCTACATTCATGTATTCGAATAGATATATAATAGATATAAAAAGGAGATATAAAAGGCTACATTCATGCATTCGAATTTATCCAGAAGGTCCACAACCCATTATAATAGatataaaaaggagaaatatgCTTTTCGACATAGGAAAGTATctatgtattcgaattatgatatcGAGTAGAGTGATGATGGATAAACAGTAACAACTAAAAACATTAAACTTTATCTttccttcacaaaataggatagcaACCAGACCCACTATGCTAATTCATCCTATTTAGATCTTCATAATCAAGACTCACAAGGTACTAGATTCCTTTTTGGACAGGTGAAATGAGAAAAATAATGGACTGCTGACAGATGTCGGTCATCTTCACTTTGACCTGATCCACTTTACGAAACTTCAATGCCGATATCCAATTTCTAAAACTTCGTAGTATGAGTGTTGACATTAACTGATTATATTGCCAGCTGTACCTACTAGGCCACTCCATATCCAACCGTTCAGCGCATCATATAGAACCATATTCCAAGAAGATAAGTTGGCCACTATCAGCTTCACATTCATGGATTTTGGTACAACAAACAAGACAACCGACATCTAACTGCCTTTGTTATGTACAAACTTTGTGTGGCAGCAGAAAGTCGTGTATCACTGCAGACAAAAGCTCTAGAATGTGAACAGCTTACCAAGAATGGAAAAGAAAATCATGAATCCTGCAGATATTTGCACAACTCTCCGGCTGCCAACACGTGTCAAAGCCAGTAAACCAGCATTTTCACTGCACACGTGAAATTTAGAGCTTTAGAACAAAGGAAACATTTTTCTCAGCCCTCATTAGAGCATGCTATAAAAGTTAGATGCTTGACATAATCCTTACACTGACACTGATGTACCATTTGCTGTTCCAAATAATCCATCCAACAAGATAGCAATACCCTGAAGTAGTAAATGGTTATGATTTCAGAAACCCAAAAGAAATCTTCTGCTACTTCAAAGGAAACAGAGATGAAACTCCCACCTGCCAGCCAATGCCTCGACTGAGAACTGAAGGAGGCACTGGTGTAGCACTTGCATACCTCGCGACTGCCGTAAAAGTGCCAGTAGACTGTACAATTACAGACATGTTATAAAAGGTAATCAGCCAACTCCACAGTTGTAAACAGTAAGAGAAATGTGTTCCTACCTCTACAAGGGCCACAAATGAAGCTGCCATCATTGCAAAAGCTTCACCAGCATCAAAAGTTGGTGCTCCCCATTGAAAGGGATATGGAACTCTTATCCTAAGAATGGAAGTAAAATTACAGACAACAAAAGATAACTCCAGTCACTAAGGGCACATTTTTATGTCATTATAATATTACTAGCATTCAGtataaatatgaaaaacaaggaaaTGGAAGCTTACCAGGGAGCCCCACCAACAAGTCCAGAACGATCAGTACGGCAATGCAATTGTGTCTTTGGTGGGGCATGCCTGTATGCCCCACCCACTGTAAGCAGGTATGCATATAGCCACACAATTGTAATTGAAAATATGACAGCAAATCTATCAAATACGGACCTCTCCGAATGTATAGCATGAGGAACGTACTGAAGACATAAAAGCAAGCAAACATGATTCCTTTAAGTAATGTATAATTGCGAATGATGTGGATGTATTTGTACAAAACAAATGAATGAATTATGCAATTGGTTGCATGGTCATTCTTCAGACTGTATCACCTGTGAAAATGTCACTAACAGGATAATCACTGGTAGGCCAACCTCAACACATTTGGCAACCTGCATAGCCATAAAAAATTAGGTTAGTAGTGAAAATTAAGAGAGAGCATTTATTGGAAGGATCAGAATCTAATAACAGAAAACCATGCTTATCATAAGATTCCTTAGGAATGTTGCATTAATAGAATATGAACATATACTACAAAGTAAATTATTACCCCAGGAAATCCAAGCTCATAGAGCCCAAACCCAGCTAGTGCAACCAGAGGAACCGCTGACAGGGGACttaaatatctaaacacaatTCATAAGGACGGGGAAATAGCACTTAGAATAAACTCACATGATACCACTGGAAATGAATACTAGTATACTGACCTCGTCACATTACGCCAAAGACCGCTGAAACCAATAATAATTTGAAGCGTCGAAGCGACAATTAGTGCACCCTGTGTCCCACGCATGATATGCAGGAATTTCTGCattaaaagaacataaaattaacTTCTAGAAGAATGAATGCAATAGTGTCAATACAATCAAGGTCTTGTAGCAACCTCATGAGGATCCACGATATTGCTGTAACGCCCAGCTAAGATGATTGATATGGTAGGAGCTACGAAAGTATACGACCCTCCCATCACGGCTGGCAAGCAAGTACCGAAGTAGGTTTGGAGAAGAGTGTTAATACCAGCCAGAAACAGCAATGTCTGGACCACCCTCGCTTTCTCATCCTAGAACAGGGCAAAGAGAATCAGATGTTAACATAAACAAAATCAAATTAGGCACCAATTGTAAAATGAACCTAAACAACGCTTTAGTTTGAACAAGAGATTCTTCTTTGTGTGTGTGTAAATTCTCACATTTCCTCCCCCCATCTGAGGAACAAGCGCAGTGGGGATGAGAACAGTGGTTCCCAGAACGACCAGGTAATGTTGGAAACCAAGAAGAATAGCTTCAGCTGCATCAACAAAACAAAATTGAGATCAGGTAACTATTCTCACATTGGATCATTTTTATTGAGGATAAGAGAAGAAAGATCATGCACCATATTGCAAGTAGGAGATAATAAGCACAGTTGTAGGAACAAAATtacagttttcttttttttttttcttcatggcAGGAATTATGAACTGTAAAGCAAAAACAAGAAGGATGAAAGCAGAGACAGATGATCCAAAATTAAGCTTTTGCACATCGAATGGGAAAAAAGGATCATCACGGAATCTTTTGTGAGAAAATTTACACAATTCACCCACGACACAAAAAAGGATTCTACAAAGGATCTTATAAAATATGGAAAAATCAGAGAAGACTAGGCATAAATTGAAGAATAGTGAACAACAGAAACACAGCCTGCTAATAGAAGTTACAAAAATGAGTAAAACAGGCACAAGAGCGGTGGCCAAAAAAAGCATCAAAATGGTGGGGGGAAATAGCATTGAAGCACGGGATCAAAAACTCAAGGTTAGCACTAAGTGAATGAATCAACATAAGACgaggaaaaataagaaagatagaAATGTGAACGACTTACGCCAAGGAGGAGGACTAGTGATGCAGAAGGAAACATTGGGCAACTGGTCCTTCACGGGGTGCGGCACCAACTCCTCCTGCTTCGGTGGCGGCGCTGGTCCGGCCATGTCTCTCCTCTTCTCCCTTCGATTATTCCTCAAAAACCTACTTCAAGAACGCTATAAACGCCCTTAAACCTCACTCCCCCAACACACATTCGCACCACGACCAAAAGAAGCAACCTCTCTCAAAAGATTTCTCGGCAAACTTCAAGATCTAAAGGATTTAAGCGTCAAGATCCAATCTTTCACCAGCCAAAAGGCGAAGAACAGCAGTCGCAGTCCCACCAGAAGATTCtacaagaaaaagagaagagagggaagaagtaGCAGACGGCGCGACTCTCCACCAGCGGTGGAACAAAAGACTGGGAAAGGAGTCATGAAGCGTTCCCCAGATGGCTAAAAAAGCACGCAAGCACATCAAAATGTCCCCTTGCCCCTCCCTCGCTTTCTCTCTCCTCGGTGCTCAGGCGAATCTTCTGCAAGCTCTGCTTTTTATTTCTTGTTTCCTTCGTGTTCAGCTCTTCATGCCTTCTCAACCCATTTGCTGCCTAGCTGTCTTCAGCAGCAAGCAAAACACTGCCACCTCTTCACACTCTCCGGTCTCCACACTCCCAAGAAAGGAAGACAGGAAGAATGGCAGAAGCCAAAAGAGAGATAATATTAAATAGGTGAAATAAAGAAAAAGGAGTatcaaaagtgaagaaaaagattCCAAAATAAAGAAAGCGAAGGAAAATATTAGAATTTCTGCCCTCCATTGCCGAGCAAGGTGGTCTCCACGCTTCAATGCTTCCAACAGAGTCTTGGTCTCAGAGCAGTGTAAAAATTGGATTTCTGCCACTGTCGAAAGTGGTGTTTAGTCTGCTTTCAAGAATCTAAATCGAAATTTGATCTAAAGTCAAAATTAGAATCGGATTCAGATAAAATGAAAATGAGGATAATCAAATCCTGCAACATGTTTGGTTTATGCATACATGAACTGAAAATGCAAACAATATctactttgttttcttttcttttatgttacATTTATA from Musa acuminata AAA Group cultivar baxijiao chromosome BXJ1-3, Cavendish_Baxijiao_AAA, whole genome shotgun sequence encodes the following:
- the LOC103977831 gene encoding nucleobase-ascorbate transporter 6 isoform X3; translated protein: MAGPAPPPKQEELVPHPVKDQLPNVSFCITSPPPWPEAILLGFQHYLVVLGTTVLIPTALVPQMGGGNDEKARVVQTLLFLAGINTLLQTYFGTCLPAVMGGSYTFVAPTISIILAGRYSNIVDPHEKFLHIMRGTQGALIVASTLQIIIGFSGLWRNVTRYLSPLSAVPLVALAGFGLYELGFPGVAKCVEVGLPVIILLVTFSQYVPHAIHSERHAPPKTQLHCRTDRSGLVGGAPWIRVPYPFQWGAPTFDAGEAFAMMAASFVALVESTGTFTAVARYASATPVPPSVLSRGIGWQGIAILLDGLFGTANGTSVSVENAGLLALTRVGSRRVVQISAGFMIFFSILGKFGAVFASIPAPIFAALYCLLFAYVGAGGLSFLQFCNLNSFRTKFILGFSFFMGLSVPQYFNEYTSVAGYGPVHTGARWFNDIINVIFSSKPFVAGFVAFFLDNSLHRHDSAVRKDRGLHWWHKFRSYKGDPRSEEFYRLPLNLNKFFPAD
- the LOC103977831 gene encoding nucleobase-ascorbate transporter 6 isoform X1 → MAGPAPPPKQEELVPHPVKDQLPNVSFCITSPPPWPEAILLGFQHYLVVLGTTVLIPTALVPQMGGGNDEKARVVQTLLFLAGINTLLQTYFGTCLPAVMGGSYTFVAPTISIILAGRYSNIVDPHEKFLHIMRGTQGALIVASTLQIIIGFSGLWRNVTRYLSPLSAVPLVALAGFGLYELGFPGVAKCVEVGLPVIILLVTFSQYVPHAIHSERSVFDRFAVIFSITIVWLYAYLLTVGGAYRHAPPKTQLHCRTDRSGLVGGAPWIRVPYPFQWGAPTFDAGEAFAMMAASFVALVEVGTHFSYCLQLWSWLITFYNMSVIVQSTGTFTAVARYASATPVPPSVLSRGIGWQGIAILLDGLFGTANGTSVSVENAGLLALTRVGSRRVVQISAGFMIFFSILGKFGAVFASIPAPIFAALYCLLFAYVGAGGLSFLQFCNLNSFRTKFILGFSFFMGLSVPQYFNEYTSVAGYGPVHTGARWFNDIINVIFSSKPFVAGFVAFFLDNSLHRHDSAVRKDRGLHWWHKFRSYKGDPRSEEFYRLPLNLNKFFPAD
- the LOC103977831 gene encoding nucleobase-ascorbate transporter 6 isoform X2, coding for MAGPAPPPKQEELVPHPVKDQLPNVSFCITSPPPWPEAILLGFQHYLVVLGTTVLIPTALVPQMGGGNDEKARVVQTLLFLAGINTLLQTYFGTCLPAVMGGSYTFVAPTISIILAGRYSNIVDPHEKFLHIMRGTQGALIVASTLQIIIGFSGLWRNVTRYLSPLSAVPLVALAGFGLYELGFPGVAKCVEVGLPVIILLVTFSQYVPHAIHSERSVFDRFAVIFSITIVWLYAYLLTVGGAYRHAPPKTQLHCRTDRSGLVGGAPWIRVPYPFQWGAPTFDAGEAFAMMAASFVALVESTGTFTAVARYASATPVPPSVLSRGIGWQGIAILLDGLFGTANGTSVSVENAGLLALTRVGSRRVVQISAGFMIFFSILGKFGAVFASIPAPIFAALYCLLFAYVGAGGLSFLQFCNLNSFRTKFILGFSFFMGLSVPQYFNEYTSVAGYGPVHTGARWFNDIINVIFSSKPFVAGFVAFFLDNSLHRHDSAVRKDRGLHWWHKFRSYKGDPRSEEFYRLPLNLNKFFPAD